One segment of Niveibacterium microcysteis DNA contains the following:
- a CDS encoding bacteriohemerythrin, producing MTRFEWNDAYRVGETKIDAQHEYLFTLANKLVEATEKQDLVGCAMELFRYVRAHFRHEESVMREVGYPGYAAHYAMHEQQLARLSEISADIHNDRWTTESVADFMENWLQVHIVKEDTRLAGYLKDHPGAG from the coding sequence ATGACACGATTTGAATGGAACGACGCCTATCGTGTAGGCGAGACGAAGATCGACGCTCAGCACGAATATCTCTTCACGCTAGCAAACAAGCTCGTCGAAGCGACCGAGAAGCAGGATCTGGTCGGCTGTGCAATGGAGCTCTTCCGCTACGTTCGCGCCCACTTCCGGCACGAAGAATCGGTGATGCGGGAGGTCGGCTATCCCGGCTACGCGGCGCACTACGCCATGCACGAGCAACAACTCGCGCGCCTGTCCGAAATCAGTGCCGACATCCACAACGATCGCTGGACAACTGAGAGCGTTGCGGACTTCATGGAGAACTGGCTACAGGTCCACATCGTCAAGGAAGACACGCGGCTTGCCGGCTACTTGAAGGACCACCCGGGCGCGGGCTGA
- a CDS encoding chemotaxis protein CheW has protein sequence MELAKPPVKGRAPDGAGPAVEPSDLQYLTFQLGNETFAIGILSIREIIEYGALTEVPMTPSFVRGVINLRGAVVPVFDLAVRFGREPQKNTRRTCIVIVDVTTENGVQEMGIVVDAVNEVIEIPPTEIEPPPEFGARVRSDFIKGMGKIAGKFVVLLDVNRVLSVKEVAVVAALGQSADAGV, from the coding sequence ATGGAACTGGCCAAGCCGCCCGTCAAGGGTCGCGCGCCGGACGGCGCTGGGCCGGCTGTCGAGCCGAGCGATCTGCAATACCTGACGTTCCAGCTCGGCAACGAGACCTTCGCAATCGGCATCCTTTCGATCCGCGAGATCATCGAATACGGCGCGCTGACTGAAGTGCCCATGACGCCTTCGTTTGTTCGCGGTGTCATCAATCTGCGTGGCGCAGTGGTGCCGGTGTTCGACCTGGCGGTGCGATTCGGTCGCGAGCCTCAGAAGAACACGCGCCGCACGTGCATCGTCATTGTCGACGTCACCACGGAGAACGGTGTTCAGGAGATGGGGATCGTCGTCGACGCAGTGAATGAAGTGATCGAAATTCCGCCGACCGAGATCGAACCGCCACCCGAGTTCGGCGCGCGGGTTCGCAGTGATTTCATCAAGGGCATGGGAAAGATCGCCGGGAAGTTCGTCGTACTGTTGGACGTCAACCGTGTGCTGTCGGTGAAGGAGGTCGCGGTGGTGGCGGCACTCGGCCAGTCGGCGGACGCCGGTGTTTGA
- a CDS encoding MFS transporter: protein MTIEHNPMMLLKTRRFLPLFTTQFLGAFNDNVLKQALLLLITFQGGEVMGLSPALMVQVASGLFVLPMFLFSASAGQIADAFDKATLIRWVKLAEIGIALIAAAGFFFKLVPLLLTALFLMGLHSTVFGPLKYSILPQHLHNDEVVGGNAWVESGTFVAILLGSIIGGLLIAVPGTGPMWAGCACVVLAASGWLASLSIPAAPPLGQVKLNWNPFSEIAQNMRIAARNRTVLMGMMGISWFWFYGAMLLSQFGPFVKDTIGGSEHLSTFLLSTFIVGIALGSLLAERASGGKVELGLVPLASLGMTVFGVDLYFASPATPHQGIDVAGFVAMPGSWRLMADLALIGVFGGLYTIPLYALIQTRCEPAYRSRIVAANNILNAGFMVASAGYAFFALNQGASIPQMFLYAALMNIAVAAFIYSLVPEFMQRLLVWLLVHTFYRVRAKGYENIPAEGPAVVVCNHVSFVDPLILMAESRRPIRFVMDHRIFKMPIINFVFKEGRAIPIAPAKEDAAMLEAAYDEVAKTLEAGEIVGIFPEGRITDSGDLSPFKAGVTRIVERTPVPVVPMALSGLWGSFFSRKDGPAMTKPFRRGLFSRIELSIGKPLSPAEATPDALRAAVAQLRQRP from the coding sequence ATGACAATCGAACATAACCCGATGATGCTCCTGAAGACGCGGCGCTTCCTGCCGCTCTTCACGACCCAGTTCCTGGGCGCATTCAACGACAACGTGCTCAAGCAGGCACTGCTGCTGCTGATCACCTTCCAGGGTGGCGAGGTGATGGGGCTCTCGCCGGCCTTGATGGTCCAGGTGGCATCGGGCCTCTTCGTACTGCCGATGTTCCTGTTTTCGGCCTCCGCCGGCCAGATCGCCGACGCATTCGACAAGGCAACGCTGATCCGCTGGGTGAAGCTGGCCGAGATCGGCATTGCGCTGATAGCCGCGGCGGGATTCTTCTTCAAACTCGTGCCGCTGCTGCTGACTGCGCTGTTCCTGATGGGGCTGCACTCCACGGTATTCGGTCCGCTGAAGTACTCGATCCTGCCGCAGCATCTCCACAACGACGAAGTGGTCGGCGGAAACGCATGGGTGGAAAGCGGCACCTTTGTCGCCATTCTGCTCGGCTCGATCATCGGCGGCCTCCTGATCGCAGTACCTGGAACCGGCCCGATGTGGGCGGGCTGCGCATGTGTCGTGCTGGCCGCCAGCGGCTGGCTGGCAAGCCTGTCGATCCCGGCGGCACCGCCGCTGGGTCAGGTCAAGCTCAACTGGAATCCGTTCAGCGAGATCGCGCAGAACATGCGTATCGCGGCGCGCAACCGCACCGTGCTGATGGGCATGATGGGGATTTCGTGGTTCTGGTTTTACGGTGCGATGCTGCTCTCGCAATTCGGGCCGTTCGTGAAGGATACGATCGGCGGCAGCGAACATCTTTCAACCTTTCTGCTGTCGACCTTCATTGTCGGTATCGCGCTGGGCTCGCTGCTTGCGGAGCGCGCGTCGGGCGGCAAGGTTGAATTGGGGCTGGTGCCGCTCGCATCGCTCGGCATGACCGTGTTCGGCGTAGACCTTTATTTCGCGAGCCCCGCAACGCCGCATCAAGGCATTGATGTTGCGGGCTTCGTGGCAATGCCGGGCTCGTGGCGCTTGATGGCAGACCTCGCGCTGATCGGCGTGTTCGGCGGGCTTTATACGATTCCGCTCTACGCTTTGATCCAGACGCGTTGCGAGCCTGCCTACCGCTCGCGCATCGTCGCGGCGAACAACATCCTGAATGCCGGTTTCATGGTGGCCTCGGCCGGTTATGCGTTCTTCGCGCTGAACCAGGGTGCGAGCATCCCGCAGATGTTCCTGTATGCGGCACTGATGAACATCGCGGTGGCTGCGTTCATCTACAGCCTGGTGCCGGAGTTCATGCAGCGGCTGCTGGTGTGGCTGCTGGTGCATACCTTCTACCGGGTGCGCGCGAAGGGCTACGAGAACATCCCCGCCGAGGGGCCTGCCGTGGTGGTGTGCAACCATGTCAGCTTCGTCGATCCGCTGATCCTGATGGCGGAGAGCCGGCGCCCGATCCGCTTCGTGATGGACCACCGCATCTTCAAGATGCCGATCATCAACTTCGTCTTCAAGGAAGGGCGGGCGATTCCGATTGCGCCGGCGAAGGAAGACGCCGCCATGCTCGAAGCCGCCTACGACGAAGTCGCCAAGACGCTGGAAGCCGGCGAAATCGTCGGCATCTTTCCGGAAGGCCGGATCACCGACAGTGGCGACCTGTCGCCCTTCAAGGCAGGTGTTACCCGGATTGTCGAGCGCACGCCGGTCCCCGTCGTGCCCATGGCGCTCTCCGGGCTATGGGGCAGCTTCTTCTCACGCAAGGACGGCCCCGCCATGACTAAGCCGTTCAGGCGTGGATTGTTCAGCCGGATCGAGCTGAGTATCGGCAAGCCGCTGTCGCCGGCCGAGGCAACGCCCGACGCTTTGCGTGCCGCGGTTGCACAGCTGCGCCAGCGCCCCTGA
- a CDS encoding VOC family protein, producing the protein MKFGYTIVYVADVRAALDFYQRAFGFATAFVTDDAQFGQLDTGATALAFARHDVAAASLGGEYRPLNADAVPAGIEVGFTTHDVPAAFEKAVNAGATALTAPSIKPWGQTVAYLRAPEGTLIELCTPMG; encoded by the coding sequence ATGAAGTTCGGTTACACCATCGTCTATGTCGCTGACGTGCGCGCGGCGCTCGATTTCTACCAGCGCGCCTTCGGCTTTGCGACGGCCTTCGTCACCGACGACGCGCAGTTCGGTCAACTCGACACCGGTGCGACGGCGCTGGCGTTCGCACGACACGACGTCGCGGCCGCCTCATTGGGCGGCGAGTATCGGCCGCTGAATGCCGACGCGGTGCCCGCCGGCATCGAGGTGGGCTTCACGACCCACGACGTACCGGCCGCGTTCGAGAAGGCAGTCAACGCCGGGGCAACCGCCCTTACGGCACCGTCCATAAAGCCGTGGGGGCAGACGGTGGCCTACCTGCGAGCGCCGGAAGGCACGCTGATCGAGTTGTGCACCCCGATGGGCTGA
- a CDS encoding methyl-accepting chemotaxis protein, which translates to MLNNLKIGARLGFGFVSVLVLLIVVSVLSVSRINVLSAEVSNMANDKFKKTVLVNDVMDAVNVIARAMRNALLLPPAAATKELDRLEEARKTISDALGKLEQLIQSEEGKRLLANVVDARKEYLVTQGAFVDLVKAGKRDEAIAYMLGDVRKAQATYLDTLHKLNDFQTKLMEDAGKQAEQTAAESNRIVIGLAVAAALLASVFGFFITRSITRPVSAALDAASKIAEGDLNVKIDASGKDEVAMLLAALDKAVAALKNMSAEAGRLSQAAVAGQLSTRADASQYKGEYRAIVQGVNDTLDAVIGPLNVTADYVDKISKGVIPPTITDHYNGEFDVIKTNLNAAVKMMNDLLAQTDIIIKAAAAGELDKRANADLFVGGWNQLVKGVNETVSNIVNPVAEGNRVLRRIAGGDLSESVTITCYGDHQRMKDAVNAVHAWLTELVAYVTKIANGDMSATMGKASERDQIHQWLMMMKNNINALIKDAVTVSNAAAEGRLDVRADASQHQGGYREIIEGLNSTMDGVVGPVNEVKQVMAAVSTGDLTMSITTEYRGQIKELSDAVNATVTRLSETIAAVNNTSEALVSATEQVTETAQALSQASSEQAASVEQTSASVEEMSASIKQNTESAKVADTMTGDGSKKAAEGGQAVTETVAAMKQIAKKIGIIDDIAYQTNLLALNAAIEAARAGEHGKGFAVVAAEVRKLAERSQVAAQEIGQLAGNSVGLAERAGKLLDEIVPATRKTADLVQEITASSREQSVGVEQINSAMDQLNTITQQNAAASEELAATAGEMSTQANELQQLMSFFAIGARDDGARQGAAKSRSARSPSARSAQSAATVVRR; encoded by the coding sequence ATGCTTAACAACCTGAAAATCGGAGCCCGGCTCGGGTTCGGGTTTGTTTCTGTCCTCGTTCTTCTGATCGTGGTTTCCGTGCTCTCGGTCAGCCGAATCAACGTGCTGAGCGCCGAAGTCAGCAACATGGCCAACGACAAGTTCAAGAAGACCGTGCTCGTCAATGACGTGATGGATGCGGTCAACGTCATCGCGCGTGCGATGCGCAACGCGCTGCTGTTGCCGCCGGCCGCAGCCACCAAGGAACTCGACCGGCTCGAAGAGGCACGCAAGACCATCAGCGATGCGCTTGGCAAGCTCGAACAGCTGATCCAGTCGGAAGAAGGCAAGCGCCTGCTGGCAAACGTCGTCGATGCGCGCAAGGAGTATCTGGTGACGCAAGGCGCATTCGTCGATCTGGTGAAGGCCGGAAAGCGTGACGAGGCGATCGCCTATATGTTGGGCGATGTCCGCAAGGCTCAGGCGACCTACCTCGATACGCTGCACAAGCTGAACGACTTCCAGACCAAGCTGATGGAAGACGCGGGCAAGCAGGCCGAGCAGACCGCGGCCGAATCCAACCGTATCGTGATTGGCTTGGCGGTTGCGGCGGCGTTGCTAGCGAGCGTATTCGGCTTCTTCATCACCCGCAGCATCACCCGCCCGGTTTCCGCTGCGCTGGATGCGGCCAGCAAGATTGCGGAAGGCGATCTGAACGTGAAGATCGATGCGTCCGGCAAGGACGAAGTGGCGATGCTGCTCGCGGCGCTGGACAAAGCCGTCGCGGCCCTGAAGAACATGAGCGCCGAGGCAGGCCGGCTGTCGCAAGCCGCGGTCGCGGGGCAGTTGTCGACCCGCGCCGATGCCTCGCAGTACAAGGGCGAGTATCGGGCCATCGTTCAAGGCGTGAACGACACGCTCGACGCGGTGATCGGTCCGCTCAATGTAACGGCCGACTATGTCGACAAGATCTCGAAGGGCGTCATCCCGCCCACCATCACCGACCACTACAACGGTGAATTCGACGTCATCAAGACCAACCTCAACGCTGCAGTGAAGATGATGAACGACCTGCTGGCGCAGACGGACATCATCATCAAGGCGGCCGCAGCGGGCGAACTCGACAAACGTGCCAATGCCGATCTGTTCGTAGGTGGCTGGAATCAGCTGGTGAAGGGCGTCAACGAAACCGTATCGAACATCGTCAATCCGGTTGCCGAGGGCAACCGGGTACTGCGGCGCATCGCTGGGGGTGATCTGTCGGAGTCGGTGACGATTACCTGCTACGGCGACCACCAGCGCATGAAGGATGCCGTCAATGCGGTGCATGCATGGCTGACCGAACTGGTGGCCTATGTAACGAAGATCGCCAACGGCGACATGAGCGCCACGATGGGCAAGGCATCGGAGCGCGACCAGATCCACCAGTGGCTGATGATGATGAAGAACAACATCAACGCGCTGATCAAGGACGCGGTCACGGTGTCCAACGCGGCCGCGGAAGGCCGGCTCGATGTGCGCGCCGATGCCAGCCAGCATCAGGGCGGCTATCGCGAAATCATCGAAGGCCTGAATTCGACGATGGATGGCGTGGTCGGCCCGGTCAACGAGGTCAAGCAAGTCATGGCGGCGGTGTCGACGGGTGACCTGACGATGAGCATCACCACGGAATATCGCGGCCAGATCAAGGAACTCAGCGATGCAGTGAATGCCACCGTGACGCGGCTTTCCGAAACCATTGCGGCGGTCAACAACACCTCCGAGGCGCTGGTGTCGGCCACCGAGCAGGTCACCGAGACTGCGCAGGCACTGTCGCAAGCGTCGTCCGAACAGGCTGCGAGTGTCGAGCAGACCTCAGCGTCGGTTGAAGAGATGTCGGCCTCGATCAAGCAGAACACCGAGAGCGCAAAGGTTGCCGACACGATGACCGGTGACGGCAGCAAGAAGGCGGCTGAAGGCGGGCAGGCCGTAACCGAGACGGTTGCTGCGATGAAGCAGATCGCCAAGAAGATCGGCATCATCGACGACATTGCCTACCAGACCAATCTGCTCGCACTCAACGCAGCCATCGAAGCCGCCCGCGCCGGCGAACACGGAAAAGGGTTCGCAGTGGTCGCTGCCGAGGTGCGCAAGCTGGCGGAACGCAGTCAGGTGGCGGCGCAGGAGATCGGGCAACTGGCCGGCAATAGCGTGGGCTTGGCAGAGCGGGCCGGCAAGCTGCTCGACGAGATCGTCCCTGCGACGCGCAAGACTGCCGATCTGGTGCAGGAAATCACCGCTTCGTCCCGCGAGCAGAGCGTCGGCGTTGAGCAGATCAATTCGGCGATGGATCAGCTCAATACGATCACCCAGCAGAACGCGGCAGCGTCCGAAGAGCTGGCCGCAACCGCGGGCGAAATGAGCACGCAGGCGAATGAGCTTCAGCAGCTGATGTCCTTCTTCGCGATTGGCGCGCGCGACGATGGCGCACGCCAGGGGGCTGCGAAATCGCGGAGTGCGCGGTCACCATCTGCCCGATCGGCGCAAAGCGCGGCAACGGTAGTGCGGCGATGA
- the atpB gene encoding F0F1 ATP synthase subunit A: MATGHEASAPTAGEYIVHHLTHNNTTGHAQQNIVDWSVLNVDTLIFSVGLGLLTVFLLWRAASKATSGVPGRFQAAVEILVEMVNDQAKGIIHSAESRKFVAPLALTVFVWVFLMNSMDFLPLDLLPMIWQKISGNEHAYLRVVPTADLNATLGMSAGVLLVCLYYNIKIKGLGGWVHELFAAPFGDKWFLYPINFLMQMIEFAAKTISHGMRLFGNMYAGELLFMLIALMGAAWGTSGVAGPLLWAGHVLAGSAWAIFHILIVALQAFIFMMLTLVYVGQAHESH, from the coding sequence ATGGCCACCGGACACGAAGCAAGCGCGCCTACCGCGGGCGAGTACATCGTTCACCACCTTACCCATAACAACACCACCGGCCACGCACAGCAGAACATCGTCGACTGGAGCGTTCTCAACGTCGACACGCTGATCTTCTCGGTCGGCCTGGGTCTGCTGACTGTTTTCCTGTTGTGGCGCGCGGCGTCCAAGGCGACCTCCGGCGTTCCGGGGCGTTTCCAGGCCGCCGTCGAAATTCTGGTCGAGATGGTTAATGACCAGGCCAAGGGCATCATCCACAGCGCTGAATCGCGCAAATTCGTCGCACCGCTTGCGCTGACCGTGTTCGTCTGGGTGTTCCTGATGAACTCGATGGACTTCCTTCCGCTCGACCTGCTGCCGATGATCTGGCAGAAGATCAGCGGCAACGAGCACGCCTACCTGCGCGTTGTCCCCACCGCCGACCTGAACGCGACGCTCGGGATGTCGGCCGGCGTGCTGCTCGTCTGCCTTTACTACAACATCAAGATCAAAGGTCTTGGCGGCTGGGTGCATGAACTGTTCGCAGCGCCGTTCGGCGACAAGTGGTTCCTGTACCCGATCAACTTCCTGATGCAGATGATCGAGTTCGCCGCGAAGACGATTTCGCACGGCATGCGACTGTTCGGCAACATGTACGCAGGCGAGCTGCTGTTCATGCTGATCGCGCTGATGGGCGCCGCCTGGGGTACGTCGGGTGTCGCGGGTCCGCTGCTTTGGGCGGGCCATGTGCTGGCGGGCTCCGCCTGGGCGATCTTCCACATTCTGATCGTTGCACTGCAGGCCTTCATTTTCATGATGCTGACGCTTGTTTACGTCGGTCAGGCTCACGAAAGCCACTGA
- a CDS encoding helix-turn-helix transcriptional regulator → MRRADRLFQITQILRGRRLTTAAQLAERLAVSERTIYRDIADLSTSGVPVEGEAGVGYRLRPGFDLPPLMFSADELAALALGARVVGAKGGSELALHAASALEKISAAVGPALRARLETTALLVPDFGVTPGTQHIEALRRAVDQRLRIAFDYVDEKGARSTRFVWPLGLFFWGQVWTLGAWCELRNDFRSFRLDRLLQLALAGDQFPDMEGRRLADLLRHCHA, encoded by the coding sequence ATGCGCCGCGCCGACCGACTATTCCAGATCACCCAGATCCTGCGCGGCCGCCGACTCACCACGGCCGCGCAGTTGGCGGAGCGGCTCGCGGTGTCAGAGCGCACGATCTATCGCGACATCGCTGATCTATCCACCTCCGGCGTGCCGGTGGAAGGCGAGGCTGGCGTCGGCTATCGCTTACGGCCCGGCTTCGATCTGCCACCGCTGATGTTCAGCGCGGACGAGTTGGCGGCACTCGCCCTTGGCGCCCGCGTGGTCGGTGCCAAGGGCGGCAGCGAGCTCGCGCTGCATGCCGCCAGCGCATTGGAAAAGATCAGCGCGGCGGTCGGTCCGGCGCTGCGCGCCCGCTTGGAAACCACCGCACTCCTGGTGCCTGACTTTGGCGTCACGCCTGGAACACAACATATCGAAGCACTGCGCCGTGCGGTTGATCAGCGCCTGCGCATCGCCTTCGACTATGTCGACGAGAAGGGTGCGCGCAGCACCCGCTTCGTCTGGCCGCTCGGACTGTTCTTCTGGGGGCAGGTGTGGACGCTCGGTGCGTGGTGCGAACTGCGCAACGACTTCCGCAGCTTCCGGCTCGATCGCTTGCTGCAACTCGCGCTCGCCGGCGACCAGTTCCCCGATATGGAAGGCCGGCGCCTGGCGGATCTGCTACGCCACTGTCACGCCTGA
- a CDS encoding chemotaxis protein CheA — MNLDDALQIFIIEARELLEEMEEALLRVEQAPDDAETINAIFRAAHTIKGSAGLFGLDHIVAFTHIAESVLVRVRNGELKIDSPLVATFLAVRDHIGSLINLVAQGGEPDENTRHTAELLTERLRAYVGTSLPATIQAAAPSPAVRTAETPQEGGVGTDHWHLSLRFNATVLQSGLDPLAMIRYLTSFGEIAHIITLADLVPPLSALDPEASYLGYEIRFRTDADKAKIESAFEFVRDEAQISILPPHSKVADYLRLIEEMPDEDLKLGEILVKCGTLTESELAAALNRQAGNDTAQAPRIGEVLVDQKVVQPKVVEAALDKQKQAKERSGGEAGLIRVNADKLDEHINLIGELIIASAGASLLAQQHGLPNLLEAAARLSRLVEEVRDSALTLRMVQIGATFNRFNRVVRDVSADLGKDIRLEISGAETELDKTVVEKIGDPLTHLVRNSMDHGIEHAELRIARGKPAYGTLRLNAYHDSGSIVIEVSDDGGGLNRERILAKARERGLVKSDQHLSDQDIYSLIFEPGFSTADQVSNLSGRGVGMDVVRKNINALRGAVEIESSEGQGTTTRIRLPLTLAIIDGFLVGVGRSTYVVPLDMVVECVELTADESQAAHGSDYLNLRGEVLPFIRLRQLFNVKDSEAEMLEADDDADELEASDSPVSSGTALLTREGAAALASDPELAFLLHPVKRENVVVVQYAGHRAGLVVDRLMGEFQTVIRPLGAVFGGLDGISGFTILGDGNVAMILDVPGLVRRLARHEPNRKLQITAAAAASE; from the coding sequence ATGAATCTGGATGACGCTCTCCAAATCTTCATCATCGAAGCGCGGGAACTGCTGGAGGAGATGGAAGAGGCCTTGCTCCGGGTGGAGCAGGCGCCGGACGACGCCGAAACCATCAATGCGATCTTTCGCGCGGCGCATACCATCAAGGGCTCCGCCGGGCTGTTCGGCCTCGACCACATCGTCGCGTTCACGCACATCGCAGAAAGCGTGTTGGTCCGGGTGCGCAATGGCGAGTTGAAGATCGACTCGCCGCTGGTTGCCACCTTCCTGGCTGTTCGCGATCACATCGGGTCGCTGATCAACCTGGTGGCGCAGGGCGGCGAACCGGACGAAAACACCCGGCACACTGCGGAGCTGCTCACCGAGCGACTGCGGGCCTATGTTGGAACGTCGCTGCCGGCAACGATTCAAGCCGCGGCACCGTCGCCTGCGGTGCGGACCGCCGAAACGCCGCAGGAAGGCGGCGTCGGGACGGATCACTGGCACCTCTCGCTGCGCTTCAATGCCACGGTGCTGCAAAGCGGGCTCGACCCGCTGGCGATGATCCGCTACCTCACGAGCTTTGGGGAAATCGCACACATCATCACGCTGGCCGATCTCGTACCGCCGCTATCGGCGCTCGATCCGGAGGCCAGCTATCTCGGCTACGAGATCCGTTTCAGGACGGATGCCGACAAGGCGAAGATCGAATCGGCGTTCGAGTTCGTACGCGACGAGGCGCAGATTTCGATCCTGCCACCGCATAGCAAGGTTGCCGATTACCTGCGGTTGATCGAAGAGATGCCGGACGAGGATCTCAAGCTCGGCGAGATCCTTGTGAAGTGTGGAACCCTGACCGAATCGGAGCTGGCCGCCGCCCTCAATCGGCAGGCGGGGAACGATACTGCCCAGGCGCCGCGAATCGGCGAGGTGCTGGTGGACCAGAAGGTCGTCCAGCCGAAGGTGGTGGAGGCGGCGCTCGACAAGCAGAAGCAGGCCAAGGAACGCTCCGGCGGCGAGGCCGGCCTGATCCGGGTGAACGCCGACAAACTCGACGAGCACATCAACCTGATCGGCGAGTTGATCATTGCGAGCGCCGGCGCCAGCCTGCTGGCACAGCAACACGGGCTGCCGAATCTGCTCGAAGCGGCCGCACGGTTATCGCGTCTGGTCGAAGAGGTGCGCGACTCGGCGCTCACCCTGCGCATGGTGCAGATCGGTGCCACCTTCAATCGTTTCAATCGCGTCGTGCGCGATGTGAGCGCGGATCTCGGCAAAGACATCAGGCTGGAGATCAGCGGTGCCGAAACCGAACTCGACAAGACCGTGGTGGAAAAGATCGGCGATCCGCTCACGCATCTGGTACGCAACTCGATGGACCACGGCATCGAGCACGCCGAGCTTCGAATTGCGCGCGGAAAGCCGGCCTACGGCACGCTGCGGCTCAACGCCTACCACGATTCCGGCAGCATCGTGATCGAAGTGTCGGACGACGGTGGCGGCCTGAATCGGGAGCGGATACTTGCCAAGGCGCGCGAACGCGGCCTGGTCAAGAGCGACCAGCACCTGTCGGATCAGGACATCTACAGTCTGATTTTCGAGCCCGGCTTCTCGACCGCCGATCAGGTCAGCAACCTGTCCGGGCGCGGTGTCGGCATGGATGTCGTACGCAAGAACATCAACGCCTTGCGCGGCGCGGTCGAGATCGAAAGCAGCGAAGGCCAGGGCACCACGACGCGGATCCGCCTGCCGCTGACGCTGGCGATCATCGATGGCTTCCTGGTCGGGGTCGGTCGCTCCACCTATGTGGTGCCGCTCGACATGGTCGTCGAGTGTGTCGAGCTGACCGCCGACGAATCACAGGCCGCGCACGGAAGCGACTACCTCAACCTGCGCGGCGAGGTGCTGCCTTTCATCCGCCTCAGACAGCTATTCAATGTCAAGGACAGCGAGGCCGAGATGCTTGAGGCCGACGACGATGCCGACGAACTGGAGGCGTCCGACAGCCCGGTTTCGTCAGGCACTGCGCTGCTGACGCGCGAAGGCGCCGCCGCGCTGGCGAGCGACCCGGAACTGGCCTTCCTGCTGCATCCGGTGAAGCGCGAGAACGTGGTGGTCGTGCAGTACGCCGGCCACCGGGCGGGCCTGGTTGTAGACCGCCTGATGGGTGAATTCCAGACCGTGATCCGTCCGCTTGGCGCCGTGTTCGGCGGCCTCGACGGCATCAGTGGTTTCACGATCCTCGGTGACGGCAACGTCGCGATGATTCTCGATGTGCCGGGCTTGGTCAGACGACTCGCCCGCCATGAACCGAACCGAAAGTTGCAAATCACTGCCGCCGCTGCGGCGTCCGAATGA
- a CDS encoding MAPEG family protein: MHDYPLTAGTTLLIVLLMFGTAWNVGRAREKYGVKAPATTGNEYFERAYRIQLNTMEWAMVFLPTLWLFAAYVNDRYAMLAGLIGLAGRVLYAVSYQRDPATRGTGFMIGMIAFGIIGLWAGFAVLRTLVGF, from the coding sequence ATGCATGACTACCCACTCACCGCCGGCACCACCCTTCTGATCGTGTTGCTGATGTTCGGCACCGCGTGGAATGTAGGGCGTGCACGCGAGAAGTACGGCGTGAAAGCCCCAGCCACCACAGGCAACGAGTACTTCGAGCGCGCTTACCGGATCCAGCTCAACACGATGGAATGGGCGATGGTGTTCTTGCCCACCCTGTGGCTGTTCGCCGCCTATGTGAACGATCGCTACGCGATGCTCGCCGGGCTGATCGGCCTCGCCGGCCGTGTGCTTTACGCCGTCAGCTACCAGCGCGACCCTGCCACACGCGGTACCGGCTTCATGATCGGAATGATCGCTTTCGGCATCATCGGCCTGTGGGCAGGCTTCGCCGTGCTGCGTACCCTGGTTGGCTTCTGA
- a CDS encoding VOC family protein, producing MDKALRQQQRVVWFELPVLDLDRACAFYEQLFGAPLQREQMGPEVTIAVFPYDGTGVSGCLQRAPGVVPASTGTKVYLNADCGLDALLARVEAAGGKVALPPVMLPGDMGRFAHMIDTEGNLVGLHEA from the coding sequence ATGGACAAAGCACTCCGCCAACAGCAGCGCGTCGTCTGGTTCGAACTGCCGGTACTCGACCTCGATCGCGCCTGCGCTTTCTACGAGCAGCTTTTCGGTGCGCCGCTGCAGCGCGAACAAATGGGGCCGGAGGTCACGATCGCGGTGTTCCCGTATGACGGAACCGGCGTGTCCGGCTGCTTGCAACGCGCGCCCGGCGTGGTGCCCGCGAGTACCGGCACGAAGGTCTATCTGAACGCTGATTGCGGGCTGGATGCCTTGCTCGCGCGAGTGGAGGCCGCCGGCGGTAAAGTGGCACTCCCGCCAGTCATGCTGCCGGGCGACATGGGCCGCTTCGCGCATATGATCGACACCGAGGGCAACCTCGTCGGCCTGCACGAAGCCTGA
- a CDS encoding ATP synthase subunit I → MYKVIVLQLMAALIGTVLGMVAFGTRGALSAALGGVACVLPAWLFAIRLHAASKRPGASYALAFFLGELIKIALSIGLLAAARLIYPDVHWGAVVIGLVVTLQANVFAFLVKT, encoded by the coding sequence ATGTATAAAGTTATCGTCCTGCAGCTTATGGCCGCACTGATTGGCACCGTTTTAGGAATGGTGGCCTTCGGTACTCGCGGCGCGCTCTCGGCGGCGTTGGGGGGCGTCGCCTGTGTCCTCCCTGCTTGGCTGTTCGCCATCCGGCTCCATGCTGCTTCGAAGCGCCCAGGCGCTTCTTATGCGCTGGCCTTTTTTTTGGGCGAACTGATCAAGATTGCCTTGAGTATCGGATTACTGGCTGCGGCCCGCCTGATTTATCCCGACGTCCATTGGGGCGCGGTGGTCATCGGTTTGGTCGTGACGCTTCAAGCTAACGTTTTCGCTTTTTTGGTTAAAACCTGA